The DNA region ACGCCCGCGCGTTCTCCGGCGTGAAGATCGCCTGCGTCGGCGAAGCCACCGCAGAGCGGGTGCGGGCCTTCGGGATCAGTCCCGAGCTGGTGCCCTCGGGCGAGCAGTCCTCGCTGGGGCTGTTGGACGAATTCCCGCCCTACGACGACGTTTTCGACCCGGTGAACCGGGTGCTGCTGCCGCGCGCCGACATCGCGACCGAGACGCTGGCCGAAGGGCTGCGGGAGCGCGGCTGGGAGATCGAGGACGTCACCGCCTACCGCACGGTGCGGGCCGCACCGCCGCCGGCGAACATCCGCGAGATGATCAAGACCGGCGGGTTCGACGCGGTCTGCTTCACCTCGAGCTCCACGGTGCGCAACCTGGTCGGCATCGCCGGCAAGCCGCACGCGAGGACGATCGTCGCCTGCATCGGTCCCAAGACCGCTGAGACGGCGGCCGAATTCGGACTGCGGGTCGACGTGCAGCCGGAGACCGCCGCGGTGGGTCCGCTGGTCGACGCGCTCGCCGAGCACGCGGCACGGCTGCGGGCCGAGGGTGCGCTGCCGCCACCGCGGAAGAAGAGCCGCCGGCGATGATCCCCCCCGCGTTGACACTGCACTCATGGCGGAAAAGTGCGAGTAGCTTCCGCCCTCACTGCAGAGTCAACGTATGAGGGAGCGTCCGCGCCGGCTGCGCAGCACGCCGGCACTGCGCCGCCTGGTGGCCCAGACATCGCTGGAGCCCCGGCATCTGGTGTTGCCGATGTTCGTCGCCGACGGCATCGACGAACCCCGCCCCATCGCGTCCATGCCGGGCGTGGTCCAGCACACCCGCGATTCGCTGCGTGCCGCGGCCGCTGAGGCGGTGACCGCCGGCGTCGGCGGGCTGATGCTGTTCGGGGTTCCCGCGGAGGCCGACAAGGACGCCACCGGCTCGATCGGTGCCGCCCCCGACGGGGTGCTCAACACCGCGCTGCGCGACCTGGCAGCAGACCTCGGCGACGCCACCGTGTTGATGGCCGACACCTGCTTAGACGAGTTCACCGACCACGGGCACTGCGGCGTGCTGGACGAACGCGGCCGGGTCGACAACGACGCCACACTCAAACACTATGTGGAACTAGCTGTGGCGCAAGCAGATTCAGGAGCCCACGTGGTGAGCCCCAGCGGCATGATGGACGGTCAGGTGGCCGCCATCCGCGACGGGCTGGACGCCGCCGGGCACGCGCAAGTGGTGATCCTGGCGTATGCGGCCAAGTTCGCCTCGGCGTTCTACGGCCCGTTCCGCGACGCGGTGGCCTCCACACTGTCCGGCGACCGGCGCACCTACCAACAGGATCCCGGCAACGCCCGCGAAGCGCTGCGCGAAGTCGAGCTCGACCTGGCCGAAGGCGCCGACATCGTGATGGTCAAACCCGCCATGGGCTACCTGGACGTGATCGCGGCCACCGCCGCGGTGTCCTCGGTGCCGGTCGCGGCCTACCAGGTCTCCGGCGAATACGCGATGATCGCGGCGGCGGCCGCCAACGGCTGGATCGACGGGCCGGCCGCGGCGCTGGAGTCGCTGATCGGCATCCGGCGCGCCGGCGCCGACATCGTGCTGAGCTACTGGGCGGCCGAAGCGGCCGACTGGCTGGCGTGACGGGTCCGCTGACCGGGCCGCAGCCACCGGCCGCGGCCCGGCCCCCGCGACCGGCGGACGTCGACACCGGGTTCTGGCTGTGGCTGACCGCGCTGCCCCTGATGACGTGCGGCTACGTGGTGAACCTGCTGACCTCGCCGGAAGCCGCCGACGCGGGGGTGACCTACCCGATCGCGGTGTTGAGCGCGGTCGTGATCGTCGGGGTGGTGGTGACCTTCCTGATGTTGATGCGCAGCGGATACCGCTGGGCCCGCACCCTGCTCACCGGCGGCGGGGTCGCCGCGGTGGTCAACGCGGTCAGCGCGCTGTCGCACAGCGACGCCAGGCCGGGGATCGCGATCATCGTGGCGGCCACCGGGATCATCGGTTCGGTGCTGATCGCGGCGGGAGTCCTGTTGCTGCACCGCTCCGACGCCCAGTCCTACTTCGTCCGCTGAGGGCCCGGGTTAGGCTGGCCCGACATGTCTGAACCCGAGTCCACACCGCAGCCGGCACCGTTGTTCTTCGAATGCGGTGCCAGCTGGTACTGGGTGCTGTGCGGCCCGCTCTGCGCCGGGCTGCTGCTGGCCATCCAGCACTCCGGCGGCTACGGGTTCCAGCCGCTGGTTCCCAGCGTGCTGATGGTGCTGGTCTCGCTGATGCTGGCCATCCAGGTCAAGGCCGCCCGCATCCACACCTCGGTGGAACTGTCCGCGGACACCCTGCGGCAGGGCACCGAGGAGATCCGGGTCGCCGACATCCTGGCGATCTACCCGGAGGCGGAACGGCCGACCGGCTGGGGCAAGCAGGAACCGCAGAAATGGCAGGAGTCCCGCGCGCTGGGCGAGCTGAGCGGCGTGCCCCGACGCAAGGTGGGCGTCGGCCTGCGGCTGACCGGACGGCGCACCGTGCAGGCCTGGGCGCGTGACCACCGCCGGTTGCGGGCGGTGCTCACCGAGCTGATCCCCGAGACGGTTCCGCCCGACGGACCCGCCGCGACCGACACCGACGACGGATCCTCCTGGTGACCATCGCCCCGACCCTGCGGGCCGGCATCGAGTTGGTACTGGCGGTGGCGGCCGGGATCGGCGCCGCGGTGAACTGGTCGGCGGTCCGGTACCCGGTGCTGGTCGCGCCCGTCGTCGACGGGGAACCCGAAACCACCTCGATCTGCTATCACGCGCCGGCGTTGCTGCTGGTGTGGCTGTTGGCGACGGCCGCGGGCGTCTTAGCGGTGGTCGGGGTGGCGCGGCTGTGCCGCCCCCGTCCTTCGGCCCGTCACGCGCCGCGGCACTGATACCCCGCGGGGGTACCATCGGCGAGGTGATCGCCACCGATCTCGAACTGCAGGGAATGACGTGCGCGTCCTGCGCGGCGCGGGTCGAGCGCAGCCTCAACGCCCTCGACGGAGTGCACGCCACGGTGAACCTCGCCGTCGAACGGGCGCACGTCCGGCACCGGGCGGACATCTCGGCGCAGGATCTGATCCGGGCCGTGGAATCCACCGGTTACCGGGCCGCGGTCATCGGTGCGGCCCACGAGCCGCCCGTCGAGGACACCGACGTGCCGGCCGGGCGACTGCGTCCCCGCCTGGTGGCCTCGGCACTGCTGGCCGCACCGGTGCTGGCGCTCTCGATGATCCCGGCCTGGCAGTTCACCGGCTGGCAGTGGCTGGCCTTCGCGTTGACCACCCCGATCGTGGCCTGGGGCGGGTACCCGTTCCACCGTGCCGCACTGCGTACCGCCCGCCACGGCGCCGCCACCATGGATACCCTGGTGTCGCTGGGTACGGTCGCCGCCTACCTGTGGTCGGTGGTGGCCGTCGCGACCGGGACCGGGCACCTGTACTTCGAGACCGCGGCCGTGGTCACCGTCTTCCTGCTGGCCGGCCGCTACGCCGAATCGCACGCCAAACGCTCGGCCGGCGCCGCCCTGCGCGAACTACTGGAACTGGGCGCCAAGGACGCCGCGGTGCTGCGGCGCGGCGACGACGGGAAACACACCGAGGTCCGGGTGCCGATCACCGAATTGGCGGTGGGCGAGGTCATCGTGGTCCGGCCGGGTGAGCGCATCGCCACCGACGGCGTGGTGATCGACGGCGCCACCGCGCTGGACACCTCGGCGATGACCGGGGAGTCGTTGCCCGTCGACGTCACCGAAGGCGATGCGGTGCTGGGCGGTTCGCTCAACACCACCGGCCTGATCCTGGTGCGGGCCACCCGGGTGGGCGCCGACACCCAGCTGGCCCGGATGGCGCAACTGGTCACCGACGCCCAAGCCGGCAAGGCCTCGATCCAGCGACTGGCCGACCGGGTCTCGGCGGTGTTCGTGCCCGCGGTGCTGGCGATCGCGGTATCGACGCTGCTCGGTTGGCTGCTGGCCGGTGCCGCGGTGACATCGGCGTTCACCGCGGCGGTCGCGGTGCTGATCATCGCCTGCCCGTGCGCCCTCGGGCTGGCCACCCCGACCGCGATCCTGGTCGGTACCGGCCGCGGCGCGCAACTGGGCATCCTGATCAAGAACCCGCAGGTACTGGAGACCGTCAAGGACATCGACACCGTCGTGCTGGACAAGACCGGCACCGTCACCACCGGCGTCATGTCCGTCGCCGGCCTGGCGGCCGCACACGGCGAGGACCCCGACGTGGTGCTGGCCCGCGCCGCCGCCGTCGAAGCGGGTTCCGAGCATCCGATCGCGGCGGCCGTCGTCGCCGGGGCCCGGACCGCCGGCCTGTCGATCGCACCGGTCGCGGAGTTCGCCAGCCGGCCCGGCC from Mycolicibacter sp. MU0083 includes:
- the hemB gene encoding porphobilinogen synthase; translation: MRERPRRLRSTPALRRLVAQTSLEPRHLVLPMFVADGIDEPRPIASMPGVVQHTRDSLRAAAAEAVTAGVGGLMLFGVPAEADKDATGSIGAAPDGVLNTALRDLAADLGDATVLMADTCLDEFTDHGHCGVLDERGRVDNDATLKHYVELAVAQADSGAHVVSPSGMMDGQVAAIRDGLDAAGHAQVVILAYAAKFASAFYGPFRDAVASTLSGDRRTYQQDPGNAREALREVELDLAEGADIVMVKPAMGYLDVIAATAAVSSVPVAAYQVSGEYAMIAAAAANGWIDGPAAALESLIGIRRAGADIVLSYWAAEAADWLA
- a CDS encoding heavy metal translocating P-type ATPase; this translates as MTCASCAARVERSLNALDGVHATVNLAVERAHVRHRADISAQDLIRAVESTGYRAAVIGAAHEPPVEDTDVPAGRLRPRLVASALLAAPVLALSMIPAWQFTGWQWLAFALTTPIVAWGGYPFHRAALRTARHGAATMDTLVSLGTVAAYLWSVVAVATGTGHLYFETAAVVTVFLLAGRYAESHAKRSAGAALRELLELGAKDAAVLRRGDDGKHTEVRVPITELAVGEVIVVRPGERIATDGVVIDGATALDTSAMTGESLPVDVTEGDAVLGGSLNTTGLILVRATRVGADTQLARMAQLVTDAQAGKASIQRLADRVSAVFVPAVLAIAVSTLLGWLLAGAAVTSAFTAAVAVLIIACPCALGLATPTAILVGTGRGAQLGILIKNPQVLETVKDIDTVVLDKTGTVTTGVMSVAGLAAAHGEDPDVVLARAAAVEAGSEHPIAAAVVAGARTAGLSIAPVAEFASRPGHGVTGLVDGVRVEVARSSVAHQTGTAVEVSWDDRVRGTITLSDTVRPSSAAAIAELTAMGITPMLLTGDGAVVARAVAGRVGIAPGDVIADVLPTDKADAIKRLQAQGRRVAMVGDGVNDSVALATADIGMAMGTGTDAAIEAGDVTLVRGDLSTVPTALRLSARTLRIIRQNLIWAFGYNVAAIPLAAAGMLNPMIAGAAMAASSVLVVTNSLRLRAFR